Proteins encoded together in one Brachyhypopomus gauderio isolate BG-103 unplaced genomic scaffold, BGAUD_0.2 sc101, whole genome shotgun sequence window:
- the LOC143497157 gene encoding LOW QUALITY PROTEIN: uncharacterized protein LOC143497157 (The sequence of the model RefSeq protein was modified relative to this genomic sequence to represent the inferred CDS: inserted 2 bases in 1 codon), whose protein sequence is MEKEKSYNCLECGKSFTKHGHLQQHQHIHTGEKPYHCSECGKSFTKQINLNEHQRIHTGEKPYHCSECGKSFTQQNNLKTHQRIHTGEKPYHCSECGKSFTTQSHLNVHQRIHTGEKPYHCSECGKSFTQQNNLKTHQRIHTGEKPYHCSECGRSFTRQSHLNEHQRIHTGEKPYHCSECGNSFTQQNSLKKHQGIHTGEKPYHCSECGKSFTTQRSLQLHQRIHTGEKPYHCSECGKSFTRQSHLNEHQRIHTGEKPYHCSECGKSFTTQGSLQLHQRIHTGEKPYHCSECGKSFTQRSHLNEHQRIHTGEKPYHCSECGKSFTTQGSLQLHQRIHTGEKPYHCSECGKSFTRQSHLNEHQRIHTGEKPYHCSECGKSFTQQNSLKKHQGIHTGEKPYHCSECGKSFTTQGSLQLHQRIHTGDKPYHCSECGKSFTRQSHLNEHQRIHTGEKPYHCSECGKSITQQNSLKKHQGIHTGEKPYHCSECGKSFTQRSHLNEHQRIHTGDKPYHCSECGKSFTQQSHLNEHQRIHTGEKPYHCSECGKSFTQQNHLNEHQRIHTGEKPYHCSECGKSFTQRSHFQQHQHIHTGKQYYNCLECGKSFTQQSYLNVHQRIHPGEKPYYCSECGKSFTTQRSLQRHQRIHTGDKPYHCSECGKSFTTQSHLNVHQRIHTGEKPYHCSECGKSCTTQGNLKKHQRIHTGEKPYHCSECGKSFTQQNSLKTHQRIHTGEKQYYCSECGKSFTTQRSLQLHQRIHTGEKPYHCSECGKSFTTQSHLNVHQHIHTGEKPYHCSECGKSFTTQGSLQLHQRIHTGEKPYHCSECGKSFTKQSHLNVHQRIHTGEKPYHCSQCGKSFTTQGSLQQHQHIHTGEKPYHCSECGKSFTTQRSLQLHQHIHTGENRYHCSECGKSFTTQSXLNIHQRIHTGEKPYLCSECGKSFTTQGNLQQHQRVHTGEKPYHCSECGKSFTTQSHLNVHQHIHTGEKPHHCSECGKSFTTQSHLNEHQRIHTGEKPYHCSECGKSFTTQSHLNEHQRIHTGEKPYHCSECGKSFTAQGNLQQHQHIHTGEKPYHCSQCGKSFIKHSHLHEHQHIHTGEKPFHCSECGKSFTNRAGY, encoded by the exons atctcaacgtacaccagcgcattcacacaggagagaagccatatcactgctcagagtgtgggaagagttttactcaacagaataatctcaaaacacaccagcgcattcacaccggagagaagccatatcactgctcagagtgtgggagaagttttactagacagagtcatctcaatgaacaccagcgcattcacacaggagagaagccatatcactgctcagagtgtgggaatagttttactcaacagaatagtctcaaaaaacaccagggcattcacacaggagagaagccatatcactgctcagagtgtgggaagagttttactacacagagaagtcttcaactgcaccagcgcattcacacaggagagaagccatatcactgctcagagtgtgggaagagttttactagacagagtcatctcaatgaacaccagcgcattcacacaggagagaagccatatcactgctcagagtgtgggaagagttttactacacagggaagtcttcaactgcaccagcgcattcacacaggagagaagccatatcactgctcagagtgtgggaagagttttactcagcggagtcatctcaatgaacaccagcgcattcacacaggcgagaagccatatcactgctcagagtgtgggaagagttttactacacagggaagtcttcaactgcaccagcgcattcacacaggagagaagccatatcactgctcagagtgtgggaagagttttactagacagagtcatctcaatgaacaccagcgcattcacacaggagagaagccatatcactgctcagagtgtgggaagagttttactcaacagaatagtctcaaaaaacaccagggcattcacacaggagagaagccatatcactgctcagagtgtgggaagagttttactacacagggaagtcttcaactgcaccagcgcattcacacaggagataaGCCATaccactgctcagagtgtgggaagagttttactagacagagtcatctcaatgaacaccagcgcattcacacaggagagaagccatatcactgctcagagtgtgggaagagtattactcaacagaatagtctcaaaaaacaccagggcattcacacaggagagaagccatatcactgctcagagtgtgggaagagttttactcagcggagtcatctcaatgaacaccagcgcattcacacaggagataaGCCATaccactgctcagagtgtgggaagagttttactcaacagagtcatctcaatgaacaccagcgcattcacacaggagagaagccatatcactgctcagagtgtgggaagagttttactcaacagaatcatctcaatgaacaccagcgcattcacacaggagagaagccatatcactgctcagagtgtgggaagagttttactcagcgGAGTCATTTCCAGCAacatcaacacattcacacaggtaaacagta ctacaactgcttagagtgtgggaagagttttactcaacagagttaTCTCAACGTACATCAGCGCATTCAcccaggagagaagccatattactgctcagagtgtgggaagagttttactacacagagaagtcttcaacgacaccagcgcattcacacaggagataagccatatcactgctcagagtgtgggaagagttttaccacacagagtcatctcaacgtacaccagcgcattcacacaggagagaaaccatatcactgctcagagtgtgggaagagttgtactacacagggaaatctcaagaaacaccagcgcattcacacaggagagaagccatatcactgctcagagtgtgggaagagttttactcaacagaatagtctcaaaacacaccagcgcattcacacaggagagaagcaatattactgctcagagtgtgggaagagttttactacacagagaagtcttcaactgcaccagcgcattcacacaggagagaagccatatcactgctcagagtgtgggaagagttttactacacagagtcatctcaacgtacaccaacacattcacacaggagagaaaccatatcactgctcagagtgtggcaagagttttactacacagggaagtcttcaactgcaccagcgcattcacacaggagagaagccatatcactgctcagagtgtgggaagagttttactaaacagagtcatctcaacgtacaccagcgcattcacacaggagagaagccatatcactgctcacagtgtgggaagagttttactacacagggaagtctccagcaacaccagcacattcacacaggagagaagccatatcactgctcagagtgtgggaagagttttactacacagaggagtcttcaactgcaccagcacattcacacaggagagaacagatatcactgctcagagtgcgggaagagttttactacacagtc TCTCAACATAcatcagcgcattcacacaggagagaaaccatatctctgctcagagtgtgggaaaagttttactacacagggaaatctccagcaacaccagcgcgttcacacaggagagaagccatatcactgctcagagtgtgggaagagttttactacacagagtcatctcaacgtacaccagcacattcacacaggagagaaaccacatcactgctcagagtgtgggaagagttttactacacagagtcatctcaacgaacaccagcgcattcacacaggagagaagccatatcactgctcagagtgtgggaagagttttactacacagagtcatctcaacgaacaccagcgcattcacacaggagagaaaccatatcactgctcagagtgtgggaagagttttactgcacagggaaatctccagcaacaccagcacattcacacaggagagaagccatatcactgctcacagtgtgggaagagttttattaaacacagtcatctccatgaacaccagcacattcacacaggagagaagccatttcactgctcagagtgtgggaagagttttactaatagggctgggtattga
- the LOC143497160 gene encoding uncharacterized protein LOC143497160 — protein MSSISIMRNGKTTKNFSEVRNATTLPSIHLGEKAHPQQGGGNSHHFPVIAETSQGKKREPEVSPNLRKFSRCAKLFTIAGQRGGKSTGICLDAGQRCSQTRFPSLFGEPGCKSSNRSVKVAHTLAAPAISGPAAIHTKVSSSPNPGTTHQHVRKVPVKVEDKASEVWNEEICPSSSLYSTPEKSEVCYKGLEGLASASLRSTKLEASQRCRDLGCQKSLLTRRAVLHKTESRAACSSPPRPSQVPQLSQDRASLDCQADANTHRQGKGQVGKAGLKGPGDKGMPKRLEGGHSVKLIPLDVSSPLQSVSFMPRKSRIQKGRVIIGSRYAPPGSLSTTACIQQWRF, from the exons ATGTCATCCATCAGCATAATGAGAAATGGCAAAACTACAAAGAACTTCAGTGAAGTGAGGAATGCCACAACACTACCCAGCATCCATCTGGGAGAAAAGGCACATCCTCAACAGGGAGGTGGAAACAGCCACCACTTCCCTGTTATTGCTGAAACCTCACAGGGGAAGAAAAGGGAACCTGAAGTCTCTCCAAACTTGAGAAAGTTTAGCAGGTGTGCTAAACTATTTACCATAGCTGGACAACGTGGTGGCAAGTCGACAGGCATATGCCTTGATGCAGGCCAGCGTTGCAGTCAGACTAGGTTCCCTTCCCTGTTTGGAGAGCCAGGCTGCAAGAGCAGTAACAGGAGTGTGAAGGTTGCTCACACTCTAGCAGCTCCAGCCATCTCAGGGCCAGCCGCCATCCACACTAAGGTGTCCTCCAGCCCCAATCCTGGTACAACCCACCAGCATGTCAGGAAGGTCCCTGTAAAGGTGGAGGATAAGGCCAGCGAGGTGTGGAATGAGGAGATATGCCCCAGCTCCTCACTGTACTCCACACCTGAAAAGAGTGAGGTCTGCTACAAAGGGCTGGAGGGCCTCGCCTCAGCGTCCCTGCGCAGCACAAAGCTGGAGGCATCCCAGCGTTGCCGTGATCTGGGCTGTCAGAAGTCGCTGCTCACCAGGAGAGCGGTGTTACACAAGACAGAGAGCAGAGCCGCCTGCTCGTCTCCGCCTCGCCCGTCCCAGGTGCCTCAGCTCAGCCAGGACCGTGCGTCTCTGGACTGCCAGGCTGATGCCAACACCCACAGGCAGGGCAAAGGCCAGGTTGGCAAGGCAGGCTTGAAGGGACCAGGAGACAAAGGCATGCCTAAAAGACTTGAAGGAGGACACAGCGTGAAGCTCATCCCTCTGGATGTGTCAAGCCCTCTTCAGTCTGTCTCCTTTATGCCACGCAAGTCCAG GATCCAGAAGGGACGAGTCATTATTGGATCACGTTATGCTCCACCTGGCAGCTTGTCAACAACTGCATGTATACAGCAGTGGAGGTTCTAG